The following are from one region of the Bacillota bacterium genome:
- a CDS encoding Gfo/Idh/MocA family oxidoreductase, translating to MAGRCVVIGAGLMGNQHAEYLTRSRLVDIEGVCDVRPEAAQALASKVGGKAYVNVEQCLDETRPDIALVVTPDWLHREPVELAARARVPLILCEKPLATTVADAEAMLTACEQNRVQLGVLFLNRFYPLDRALRYFVKAGLMGEVTHGEARLDDSIAVPLSMWKERSREFSSRSSPVHFLLSHVVDLLGFYLEPSRVQEVSALGGRKILAGTWDWLECVFWFDNGAVVRVKSEWVKHMEGVVEFYVALGGTKGTAVYNKVPGFGVRGGLKLCRRDGDVDELLAHAAQLNQQGIRARVVANEASVGAPYSLELYPEENPHEWEAGLEAFVEGYRRGTMEGLPGAREALEQVRVTEAIEQSARESRPVQIARPCSEPH from the coding sequence ATGGCGGGCCGATGCGTCGTGATTGGAGCGGGACTGATGGGCAACCAGCACGCTGAGTACCTCACACGGTCCCGCCTAGTCGACATCGAAGGCGTCTGCGATGTGCGTCCGGAGGCAGCCCAGGCGCTGGCTTCGAAGGTCGGTGGGAAGGCCTACGTGAACGTGGAGCAGTGCCTGGACGAGACGAGACCTGACATAGCCCTCGTCGTTACTCCCGACTGGCTGCACCGGGAGCCGGTGGAGCTGGCGGCAAGGGCAAGGGTCCCGCTCATCCTCTGCGAGAAACCCCTCGCGACCACGGTGGCCGACGCCGAGGCGATGTTGACGGCCTGCGAGCAGAATCGTGTCCAGCTCGGGGTCCTGTTCCTGAACCGGTTCTACCCTCTCGACCGGGCCCTTCGCTACTTCGTCAAGGCCGGGTTGATGGGTGAGGTGACGCACGGGGAGGCGCGCCTCGACGACAGCATCGCTGTTCCGCTCTCGATGTGGAAAGAACGGAGCAGAGAATTCAGCAGTCGTAGTTCGCCTGTGCACTTTCTGCTGAGCCACGTGGTGGACCTGCTGGGTTTTTACCTGGAGCCCTCCAGGGTGCAGGAAGTGTCGGCGCTGGGTGGACGGAAGATACTGGCGGGCACCTGGGACTGGCTCGAGTGCGTGTTTTGGTTCGACAACGGGGCGGTCGTCAGGGTGAAGTCAGAGTGGGTGAAGCACATGGAGGGGGTGGTGGAGTTCTACGTCGCCCTGGGTGGGACGAAGGGGACCGCTGTCTACAACAAGGTCCCCGGCTTCGGAGTCAGGGGAGGGCTCAAGTTGTGCCGCAGAGACGGCGACGTGGACGAGCTGCTGGCACACGCAGCACAGCTGAACCAGCAAGGAATCCGTGCCCGGGTCGTCGCCAACGAAGCGTCTGTTGGGGCTCCCTACTCGCTCGAACTGTACCCGGAGGAGAATCCCCACGAGTGGGAAGCTGGTCTCGAGGCCTTTGTCGAGGGCTACCGCCGCGGGACGATGGAGGGCCTTCCTGGAGCGCGAGAGGCGCTCGAACAGGTTCGCGTGACCGAAGCCATCGAACAGTCGGCGAGGGAATCCAGGCCTGTTCAGATCGCCCGTCCCTGCTCTGAGCCGCACTAA